A window of the Polaribacter batillariae genome harbors these coding sequences:
- a CDS encoding alpha-L-fucosidase: protein MKKYLVFCFFLVSIMSCNTSKEELPKTSSTISIDKDDTKDSIIYKAAHVVPTKNQYEALKNEFIAFIHFGPNTFTRMEWGNGMEDPKVFNLKNLDTDQWCKAMKDAQMKMVIITVKHHDGFVLWQSRYTKHGIMSTSFKDGKGDILKELSASCQKYGLKLGVYLSPADLYQIENKEGLYGNLSKYTDRVIPRPVEGRPFKNKTTFTFNVDDYNEYFLNQLFELLTEYGPIHEVWFDGAHPKRKGGQKYNYIAWKKLIATLAPEAVVFGKQDIRWCGNESGATRDTEWNVIPYQKNPLEMNSFADITGKDIGSREKLYDANFLHYQQAETNTSIREGWFYRDEDTQKVRSADDVFDIYERSVGGNSTFLLNIPPNREGKFSPEDVSVLKEVGQRIKETYETNLFADASGAKNVLDNHAKTYTLLDANPKEIIIKTKKPVTINRLVLQEAIATHSERVEKHAVDAWVNNAWKEIVSATNIGYKRILRFPEVTSNQFRIRILASRLNPAISNITAHYYHTRPPQLSITRNLEGLVTIQPKKHKFGWKPHGEDVSKNINSGIEIRYTIDGSTPNKISQIYNEPFFVASGEIKALAFSKDEKGSIASKKIGILKKNWKILNEDSWSSTHVGEFAIDENPKTYWMSDAKNKPHFIEIDLGKEHTLKAFGYTPQTKDSNGMIEQGIIKISTNGKSWKIFENFEFGNLINDPTPRTHYFKKALNTRFIRIESKTIAGNKKQAAIAELNFFK from the coding sequence ATGAAAAAATATCTTGTGTTCTGTTTCTTTTTAGTAAGTATTATGTCTTGCAACACCTCAAAAGAAGAATTACCAAAAACAAGTTCAACCATATCAATAGATAAAGACGATACAAAAGATTCTATTATATACAAAGCTGCGCATGTTGTGCCAACTAAAAATCAATACGAAGCTTTAAAAAATGAATTCATAGCCTTTATTCATTTTGGACCAAACACATTTACTCGAATGGAATGGGGTAATGGAATGGAAGATCCTAAAGTTTTTAACCTTAAAAATTTAGATACAGACCAATGGTGTAAAGCGATGAAAGATGCACAAATGAAAATGGTTATTATAACGGTTAAGCATCATGATGGTTTTGTGTTATGGCAAAGTAGATACACAAAACACGGCATTATGTCCACTAGTTTTAAAGATGGAAAAGGAGATATTTTAAAAGAACTATCTGCTTCTTGTCAAAAATACGGACTAAAATTAGGCGTGTATTTATCGCCAGCAGATTTATATCAAATCGAAAACAAAGAAGGCCTTTATGGAAATTTAAGCAAGTACACAGATCGTGTAATTCCACGACCAGTTGAAGGGCGTCCGTTTAAAAATAAAACCACTTTTACTTTTAATGTAGATGATTATAACGAATATTTCTTAAACCAGTTATTCGAATTATTAACCGAGTATGGGCCAATTCACGAAGTTTGGTTTGATGGCGCACACCCAAAACGAAAAGGCGGTCAAAAATACAATTACATAGCTTGGAAAAAATTAATTGCTACCTTGGCGCCAGAAGCCGTTGTTTTTGGAAAGCAAGATATTCGTTGGTGTGGAAACGAATCTGGTGCAACAAGAGATACAGAATGGAATGTAATTCCGTACCAAAAAAATCCGCTCGAAATGAATAGTTTCGCAGATATTACAGGCAAAGATATTGGTAGCAGAGAAAAATTATACGATGCCAATTTTTTACATTATCAACAAGCAGAAACAAATACTTCCATTCGAGAAGGCTGGTTTTATAGAGATGAAGATACACAAAAAGTACGAAGTGCAGACGATGTTTTCGACATATACGAACGTTCTGTTGGCGGGAATTCTACCTTTTTATTAAACATTCCGCCAAATAGAGAAGGCAAATTCTCACCAGAAGATGTAAGTGTTTTAAAAGAAGTTGGGCAACGCATTAAAGAAACCTACGAAACCAATTTATTTGCAGATGCATCAGGTGCTAAAAATGTGTTAGACAATCATGCAAAAACATATACATTGTTAGATGCAAACCCAAAAGAAATCATTATTAAAACAAAAAAACCAGTAACTATCAATCGCTTAGTTCTTCAAGAAGCCATAGCGACACATAGCGAACGTGTAGAAAAACATGCTGTTGATGCTTGGGTAAATAATGCTTGGAAAGAAATTGTTTCAGCAACAAATATTGGTTACAAACGTATTTTACGTTTTCCAGAAGTAACCTCAAACCAGTTTAGAATTCGTATTTTAGCGTCTCGTTTAAACCCAGCAATTTCTAATATTACAGCGCATTATTATCATACGCGACCACCACAATTAAGCATCACAAGAAACTTAGAAGGTTTGGTAACGATTCAACCTAAAAAACACAAATTTGGTTGGAAACCACATGGCGAAGACGTTTCTAAAAACATCAATTCTGGAATAGAAATAAGATATACTATAGATGGAAGTACGCCTAATAAAATTTCTCAAATTTATAACGAACCGTTTTTTGTAGCTTCTGGTGAAATAAAAGCATTGGCTTTTTCTAAAGATGAAAAAGGAAGTATTGCTTCAAAAAAAATAGGAATTCTAAAAAAGAATTGGAAAATTCTTAATGAAGATAGTTGGTCATCAACTCATGTTGGAGAATTTGCCATAGACGAAAATCCAAAAACCTATTGGATGTCTGATGCAAAAAACAAACCACATTTTATTGAAATCGATTTAGGCAAAGAACATACCTTAAAAGCTTTTGGTTATACTCCGCAAACGAAAGATTCGAACGGAATGATAGAACAAGGAATCATTAAAATAAGTACTAATGGAAAATCTTGGAAGATTTTTGAGAATTTTGAATTCGGCAACTTAATAAACGACCCAACACCAAGAACACATTACTTTAAAAAAGCGTTGAATACACGTTTTATTCGAATAGAATCTAAAACCATTGCAGGCAATAAAAAACAAGCAGCAATTGCCGAACTTAATTTTTTTAAATAG
- a CDS encoding alpha-L-fucosidase: MRSVVKILVLFMATQSMVSQSNYKPTKENLEARKSFQDDKFGMFIHWGVYSILGDAEWVMTNQNIKINRYELLPSFFNPIEFDAKKIVKLAKDAGMKYITITTKHHDGFAMYHSKVSKYNIVDSTPFKRDIFRELEQECEKQGIKLFAYYSQLDWHHTDYYPRGSTGNGVDRPNAGNWENYLKYQDAQIKELAENYNIAGFWFDGFWDILKEKGRTPETRKEGKDRWKIEQTYKMIHDVNPKLLIGNNHHLAPFVGEDFQMFEKDLPGKNTTGFGGLSIGDLPLETCETINYSWGFNLQDGKHKSVENLIKYVVKAAGNNANFLLNVGPMPNGEIQKEHVTRLKAVGAWLKENGETIYGTRGGIIPATDNYVSTQKNKTLYVHVLNNKTETLKINNFKERIKKVTLFKDKSNLKFKLKKRQLTIYLPKIKKEAVDTILEITLR, encoded by the coding sequence ATGAGAAGCGTAGTAAAAATTTTAGTGTTATTTATGGCAACACAGTCTATGGTTTCACAAAGTAATTACAAGCCAACCAAAGAAAATTTAGAAGCCAGAAAATCTTTTCAAGACGATAAATTTGGAATGTTTATTCATTGGGGTGTTTACAGTATTTTAGGAGACGCAGAGTGGGTAATGACCAATCAAAATATAAAAATAAATCGTTACGAATTGTTACCATCTTTTTTCAATCCTATTGAGTTTGATGCAAAAAAAATTGTAAAATTAGCCAAAGATGCTGGCATGAAATACATTACAATAACCACCAAACATCACGATGGTTTTGCAATGTATCATTCTAAAGTATCGAAATACAATATTGTAGATAGTACACCATTTAAAAGAGATATCTTTAGAGAGTTAGAGCAAGAATGCGAAAAACAAGGCATTAAATTATTCGCTTATTATTCTCAGTTAGACTGGCATCATACAGATTATTATCCAAGAGGTTCTACAGGAAATGGCGTTGATAGACCCAATGCTGGTAATTGGGAGAATTACTTAAAATACCAAGACGCTCAAATAAAAGAATTGGCAGAAAACTATAACATTGCTGGCTTTTGGTTCGATGGTTTTTGGGATATTTTAAAAGAAAAAGGGCGCACACCAGAAACCAGAAAAGAAGGAAAAGATCGATGGAAAATAGAACAAACTTATAAGATGATTCACGATGTAAATCCAAAACTTTTAATAGGTAACAATCATCATTTAGCACCTTTTGTAGGAGAAGATTTTCAAATGTTCGAAAAAGATTTACCAGGTAAAAATACCACAGGTTTTGGAGGATTAAGTATTGGAGATTTACCTTTAGAAACCTGTGAAACGATTAATTATTCCTGGGGTTTTAATCTTCAAGATGGCAAACATAAATCTGTCGAAAATTTAATTAAATATGTTGTAAAAGCTGCTGGTAATAATGCCAATTTCTTATTAAATGTAGGGCCTATGCCAAATGGAGAAATTCAAAAAGAACACGTTACACGCTTAAAAGCAGTTGGAGCATGGTTAAAAGAAAATGGTGAAACTATTTATGGAACTCGTGGAGGAATTATTCCAGCGACCGATAATTATGTATCGACCCAAAAAAATAAGACGCTTTATGTACATGTTTTAAATAATAAAACAGAAACTTTAAAAATAAATAATTTTAAAGAACGTATTAAAAAAGTAACCTTGTTTAAAGATAAAAGCAACCTAAAATTTAAACTTAAAAAAAGACAATTAACTATTTATCTTCCTAAAATAAAGAAGGAAGCTGTAGATACGATTCTAGAAATTACGTTAAGATAA
- a CDS encoding CNNM domain-containing protein, protein MTLLIIYATISIFFSFLCSILEAVLLSITPTFINLKKSEGLDYAHQLETFKKDVDKPLIAILTINTIAHTVGAILVGVQAKVAYAEMYGTDVKSILGIKFTEDVMVGIVSTIMTILILVASEIIPKTIGATYWKQLANFTSKALKVMIFPLKYTGILWILQLTTKLIGGKGHGSILSRESFLVMADMAEKEGVFKENESKVIRNLLGFKEIKVSDVMTPRVVLEIADETQTIEEFYKEHKKLRFSRIPVFSENPDAVTGYFLKDDMLEAMINKKGNETLASIKRNILVTDRELSIPDLFDKLIKEKEHIALVVDEYGSISGIVSQEDVIETLLGLEIMDETDSVADLQALARKSWENRAKRMGIIEDTKEE, encoded by the coding sequence ATGACATTACTAATAATTTACGCTACCATTTCGATATTTTTCTCTTTTCTATGTTCTATTTTAGAAGCCGTTTTATTAAGTATTACCCCAACTTTTATCAACCTAAAAAAAAGTGAAGGGTTAGATTATGCACACCAGCTAGAAACTTTTAAGAAAGATGTCGATAAACCTTTAATTGCTATTTTAACCATAAATACCATTGCACATACTGTGGGTGCAATTTTAGTAGGTGTACAAGCAAAAGTTGCTTATGCAGAAATGTATGGTACAGATGTAAAAAGTATTTTAGGAATTAAATTTACTGAAGATGTAATGGTTGGAATCGTTTCTACAATTATGACGATTTTAATTTTAGTCGCTTCAGAAATTATACCAAAAACCATTGGTGCTACTTATTGGAAACAATTGGCAAACTTTACTTCTAAAGCCTTAAAAGTAATGATTTTTCCACTAAAATATACCGGTATTTTATGGATTTTACAATTAACCACAAAACTAATTGGTGGTAAAGGGCATGGAAGTATTTTAAGTAGAGAAAGCTTTTTAGTAATGGCAGATATGGCAGAAAAAGAAGGTGTTTTTAAAGAAAATGAAAGCAAAGTAATTCGGAATTTATTAGGATTTAAAGAGATAAAAGTAAGTGATGTAATGACGCCAAGGGTCGTTTTAGAAATTGCTGATGAAACCCAAACGATTGAAGAGTTTTACAAAGAACATAAAAAATTACGTTTTTCTAGAATTCCTGTTTTTTCTGAAAATCCTGATGCAGTTACTGGTTATTTTTTAAAAGACGACATGTTAGAGGCTATGATTAATAAAAAAGGAAACGAAACCTTAGCTTCTATAAAAAGAAATATTTTAGTAACAGATAGAGAATTATCTATACCCGATTTGTTTGATAAATTAATTAAAGAAAAAGAACATATTGCATTAGTTGTAGATGAATATGGTTCTATAAGTGGTATTGTATCTCAAGAAGATGTAATTGAAACTTTATTAGGTTTAGAAATTATGGACGAAACCGATTCTGTAGCAGATTTACAAGCCTTAGCAAGAAAGTCTTGGGAAAATCGTGCAAAAAGAATGGGTATTATTGAGGACACAAAAGAGGAGTAA
- a CDS encoding SGNH/GDSL hydrolase family protein, with product MRKINKLHVFMLLIPLLIFCGFSKKKSKILIIGDSISIGYTPFVKENLKNKAIVKHNPGNAQHTGTGLQKIKEWVGTENWDIIQINWGLWDLCYRHNDAKVYGNRDKINGTITFSLDDYAKNLEKIVQSIKQVSNAKLIFVTTSYVPKNEAGRFRKDAQKYNKVAKRIMKKYNVKVNDIYKKSKAIHKKYGKGEDDVHYQEKGYMALGKIISNFLVKEI from the coding sequence ATGAGAAAAATTAATAAATTACATGTTTTTATGTTGTTAATTCCACTATTAATTTTTTGTGGTTTTTCTAAGAAAAAATCTAAAATTTTAATTATTGGAGATTCTATTTCTATTGGGTACACCCCTTTTGTAAAAGAAAATTTAAAAAATAAAGCGATTGTAAAACACAATCCAGGAAATGCACAGCATACAGGTACAGGGCTTCAAAAAATTAAGGAATGGGTTGGTACTGAAAATTGGGACATTATTCAAATTAATTGGGGTTTGTGGGATTTATGTTATCGCCATAATGATGCTAAAGTTTATGGCAATAGAGACAAAATTAATGGAACGATTACCTTTTCCTTAGATGATTATGCAAAAAATCTAGAAAAAATTGTACAATCTATTAAGCAAGTTTCTAACGCTAAACTAATTTTTGTTACCACTAGCTATGTTCCAAAAAACGAGGCAGGAAGATTTCGTAAAGACGCCCAAAAATACAATAAGGTTGCAAAGCGAATTATGAAAAAATACAACGTTAAAGTAAATGATATTTATAAAAAATCTAAAGCGATTCATAAAAAATATGGAAAGGGAGAAGATGATGTACATTATCAAGAAAAAGGTTACATGGCATTAGGAAAAATTATATCTAATTTTCTAGTTAAAGAAATTTAA
- a CDS encoding LytR/AlgR family response regulator transcription factor, which translates to MNCIIIDDDASARLIIRQLCKQTKLKVKEEFSSAIDAIKYLNSNSIEVIFLDIHMPTFSGFDFIKTLKISPQIILTTSDKTFALEAFEYDSVVDYLLKPIKLERFLKTTAKLCKTSTNKNVNESLIVENKDFIFVHVDKRLVKIDVPEILLIEAKGDYIKIKTAKKNYIVHSTLKKIEEKLPLQMFMRIHRSYIINTSKIIDIEDNTVLIEKHVVPISRSHKSKLMEKLNLL; encoded by the coding sequence ATGAATTGTATAATTATCGATGATGATGCCTCTGCTAGATTGATTATAAGGCAGTTGTGTAAACAAACAAAATTAAAAGTAAAAGAAGAATTTTCTTCTGCAATAGATGCTATAAAATATTTAAATTCAAATTCCATTGAAGTTATTTTTCTAGACATACACATGCCTACTTTTTCTGGGTTCGACTTTATAAAAACATTAAAAATATCTCCCCAAATTATATTAACCACCTCAGATAAAACATTTGCATTAGAAGCTTTCGAATACGATTCTGTAGTCGATTATTTGCTTAAACCCATAAAGTTAGAACGTTTCTTAAAAACGACAGCTAAATTATGTAAAACAAGCACTAATAAGAATGTTAATGAGTCTTTAATAGTTGAAAATAAGGATTTTATATTTGTTCACGTAGATAAAAGATTGGTGAAAATTGATGTTCCAGAAATTCTTTTAATTGAAGCAAAGGGAGATTATATTAAGATTAAAACAGCTAAGAAAAACTATATAGTGCACTCTACTTTAAAAAAAATAGAAGAGAAACTACCATTACAAATGTTTATGAGAATTCATAGGTCTTACATTATAAATACTTCAAAAATTATAGATATAGAAGACAATACAGTCTTAATAGAAAAGCATGTAGTTCCTATTAGTAGATCTCATAAAAGCAAATTAATGGAAAAACTAAATTTATTGTAA
- a CDS encoding GDSL-type esterase/lipase family protein: MKFVLKVFLGIILIFTSCKPAKQPIKIACIGDSITYGAGMDNREKNAYPNQLQEMLGNNYQVKNFGVNGNTLLKKGDYPYWKSNTYQEALSFAPDVVYIKLGTNDSKQQNRIYLDSNFEKDYKALIQSFKEKNNQVRVVLLLPVPSFLNDSTSIWNPIIKNKIIPLTQKVAYDTKSEVVDLYQLFASDQNMFPDKIHPSSLGATRIARRVYEDVIFKAEDSSLQLDTSKLSENKTSIFHGFKQTDFKYKNIPCKIVSPKRVAKGKPWVLRARFFGHEPQTDIALLERGFYIAYCDVAGFYGNKDAVNRWNFFYDFMVKNGFSNKVVLEGMSRGGLIVYNWAVENPEKVACIYADAPVLDGTSWPGGKGKGVGSKADWNKFKKMYHISSEDKMADFKGNPIHKTNAIAKGNFPMFHVCGVADKVVPVDENTRIFEQKIKEAGGNIDVIYKEGVGHHPHSLKNPSPIVNFILRATRKKVNFATIPAPGSEYRSGAGWVAGKGWWYQMEDINNLSQSTKDLDILFIGNSITQGWGGNRNFTTYKPGKAAANTYFKEINYVNAGISGDRTEHILWRISNGNYNTNSPKLITLAIGVNNFRFNTADEISKGIVKIVELMENEFPNSQIVLLGPLPVGLNAHSLRRQKYNKIHKAIAYLNKKPQINYYNLIDWFSDENGNLKENLYNADGIHLKPEGYQIWGKFIKEKYNELIKNKNNTIESKKKPKTRSTITKP, encoded by the coding sequence ATGAAGTTTGTTTTGAAAGTATTTTTAGGTATAATTTTAATATTTACGAGTTGCAAGCCAGCAAAGCAACCCATAAAAATAGCATGTATAGGAGATAGCATTACTTACGGAGCTGGTATGGACAATCGAGAAAAAAATGCCTACCCTAACCAATTACAAGAAATGCTTGGAAACAACTATCAAGTAAAAAACTTTGGTGTAAACGGAAATACATTATTAAAAAAGGGCGATTATCCGTACTGGAAATCTAATACATACCAAGAAGCTTTAAGTTTTGCCCCAGATGTGGTTTATATAAAATTAGGAACGAATGATAGTAAACAACAAAACCGCATCTATTTAGATTCTAATTTCGAAAAAGATTACAAAGCACTCATTCAATCATTTAAAGAAAAAAATAATCAGGTTCGTGTAGTTTTATTATTACCAGTACCTTCATTTTTAAACGATTCTACAAGTATTTGGAACCCTATAATTAAAAATAAAATCATCCCTTTAACTCAAAAAGTAGCTTATGACACTAAAAGTGAGGTAGTTGATTTATACCAGTTGTTTGCAAGTGACCAAAATATGTTTCCAGATAAAATTCATCCATCATCATTAGGGGCAACAAGAATTGCAAGACGTGTTTACGAAGATGTTATTTTTAAGGCAGAAGATTCAAGTTTACAATTGGATACTTCAAAATTATCAGAAAATAAAACGAGTATTTTTCATGGTTTTAAGCAAACCGATTTTAAATATAAAAATATTCCTTGTAAAATAGTAAGCCCAAAGCGAGTAGCCAAAGGAAAACCATGGGTATTGCGTGCTCGTTTTTTTGGACACGAACCGCAAACAGATATTGCTTTGTTAGAAAGAGGTTTTTATATTGCTTATTGCGATGTTGCTGGTTTTTATGGAAATAAAGACGCCGTAAACCGATGGAATTTTTTTTACGATTTTATGGTTAAAAACGGGTTTTCGAATAAGGTAGTTTTAGAAGGCATGAGCAGAGGAGGGCTAATTGTTTACAATTGGGCTGTTGAAAATCCAGAAAAAGTGGCCTGTATTTATGCAGATGCTCCTGTTTTAGATGGTACAAGTTGGCCAGGAGGAAAAGGAAAAGGTGTTGGAAGCAAAGCAGATTGGAACAAATTTAAAAAAATGTACCATATTTCTTCAGAAGATAAAATGGCCGATTTTAAAGGAAACCCGATTCATAAAACAAATGCGATTGCAAAAGGCAATTTTCCGATGTTTCATGTTTGTGGAGTTGCAGACAAAGTAGTTCCTGTTGATGAAAATACCCGAATTTTTGAGCAAAAAATAAAAGAAGCTGGTGGAAATATAGACGTTATTTACAAAGAAGGTGTAGGGCACCATCCACATAGTTTAAAAAATCCTTCGCCAATAGTTAATTTTATTTTAAGGGCAACTCGTAAAAAAGTAAATTTCGCAACAATTCCTGCTCCAGGTTCCGAGTATCGTTCAGGAGCTGGTTGGGTAGCAGGTAAAGGCTGGTGGTATCAGATGGAAGACATTAATAACTTATCTCAATCAACAAAAGATTTAGACATTCTATTCATAGGAAACTCCATAACCCAAGGTTGGGGTGGCAATCGAAATTTTACAACTTATAAACCTGGTAAAGCAGCAGCAAACACTTATTTTAAAGAGATTAACTATGTAAATGCAGGTATTTCTGGAGATAGAACAGAACACATACTTTGGAGAATAAGTAATGGAAATTATAATACAAATTCTCCTAAATTAATAACCTTGGCAATTGGCGTTAATAATTTTAGATTTAATACTGCTGATGAAATTAGCAAAGGCATCGTTAAAATTGTAGAATTGATGGAAAATGAATTTCCAAATTCTCAAATAGTGCTTTTGGGTCCACTACCAGTAGGTTTAAATGCCCATTCTCTTCGCAGGCAAAAATATAATAAAATTCATAAAGCGATAGCTTATTTAAATAAGAAACCTCAAATAAATTATTACAATCTTATTGATTGGTTTTCTGATGAAAATGGGAATTTAAAAGAGAATCTCTATAATGCAGATGGGATTCATTTAAAGCCAGAAGGATATCAAATTTGGGGAAAATTTATAAAAGAAAAATATAACGAACTCATAAAAAATAAAAATAATACAATTGAGAGCAAAAAGAAACCAAAAACTAGGAGTACAATTACGAAGCCATAA
- a CDS encoding alpha-L-fucosidase, producing MKILKSLQILSLLFFFVFGIAQNNTDNLRLYDNFEPIASDNIFKTEGYYNWGTSIIKGKDGKYHMFYARWKKEYGFLSWLTHSEIAHATSKSPLGPWKFKETVLQGARKNRWDAITAHNPKIKYFDGKYYLYYIATNFGDKPFTEEELIETARTGYRHPNWNILRVNQRTGVAVSNSINGPWKLLDKPLIEPSGPITTLTVNPAIDKGKDGRYYLIVKGDKPNEKRFIRNQAIAISNSPLGPFEIQEKPVIDYIDTEDMSMWYDSSRDRFYGVFHAHGFIGMVTSKDGIHWKKANEYVLMPKKVKMADGSELIPDRLERPFVYQENGKPKVLSLTVKKGDESYSIFIPIKENKYPVPNKRQIAWQEAELGVVYHYDLHVFDGEKYRQGSNRINPISDYQIFNPKQLNTDQWVKAAKDAGAKFAILTATHETGFALYQSNVNPYSLKALKWKDGKGDIVADFVASCRKYGIKPGIYLGIRWNSFLGVHNFKVNGEGDFRENRQKWYNKMVEGMVKEICTKYGDLFEIWFDGGADHPENGAPDVLPIVRKYQPNCLFYHNGQLAEARWGGSESGTVDYPNWSTFPYISTGTGKNAQKNIYKDDYKLLKQGDANGKFWVPAMADAPLRGYNGRHEWFWEPGDEAHIFPLDNLMDMYYKSVGRNSTLIMGLTPNPEGLIPEPDVKRLKEWGDEIKRRFQNPIASTSGKGKELVVKLHKKTPINHIIIQEDIQKGEHVRNYMVEGWVDGKWIVLTKGESIGHKRIEQFKTVKVGKIRLKVLKANREPQIKKISVYNVKPKL from the coding sequence ATGAAAATACTTAAATCGCTTCAGATATTATCTCTTTTATTTTTTTTTGTATTCGGTATTGCCCAAAACAACACAGATAATTTACGCCTGTATGATAATTTCGAGCCAATTGCTTCAGATAATATTTTTAAAACCGAAGGTTATTATAATTGGGGCACCTCGATTATCAAAGGAAAGGATGGCAAATACCACATGTTTTATGCAAGGTGGAAAAAAGAATATGGCTTTTTAAGCTGGTTAACCCATTCAGAAATTGCACACGCAACTTCTAAAAGCCCTTTAGGACCATGGAAATTTAAAGAAACAGTTTTACAAGGTGCACGAAAAAATAGGTGGGATGCCATTACAGCGCACAACCCTAAAATAAAATATTTCGATGGTAAATATTACCTGTATTACATTGCTACTAATTTTGGAGACAAGCCCTTTACAGAAGAAGAATTAATTGAAACCGCACGAACCGGTTATCGTCATCCTAACTGGAACATTTTGCGGGTCAATCAACGTACAGGTGTCGCCGTTTCAAACTCCATTAATGGTCCCTGGAAACTTTTAGACAAACCTTTAATAGAACCTTCGGGACCAATTACTACACTTACTGTAAACCCAGCAATAGATAAAGGAAAAGATGGTAGGTATTATTTAATTGTAAAAGGAGATAAACCGAACGAAAAACGATTTATTAGAAATCAAGCGATTGCAATTTCAAATTCGCCTTTAGGTCCTTTCGAAATACAAGAAAAACCAGTAATCGATTATATAGATACAGAAGACATGTCTATGTGGTACGATTCGAGTAGAGACCGTTTTTATGGTGTTTTTCATGCTCACGGATTTATAGGAATGGTTACATCAAAAGACGGTATTCATTGGAAAAAAGCCAACGAATATGTTTTAATGCCCAAAAAAGTAAAAATGGCAGATGGTTCGGAATTGATTCCAGATAGATTAGAACGCCCGTTTGTTTATCAAGAAAACGGAAAACCCAAAGTGCTAAGTTTAACTGTAAAAAAGGGTGACGAATCTTACAGTATTTTTATTCCTATAAAAGAAAATAAATATCCCGTTCCCAATAAAAGGCAAATAGCTTGGCAAGAGGCAGAATTGGGTGTGGTATATCATTACGATTTGCATGTTTTTGATGGTGAAAAATACAGGCAAGGCAGTAATAGAATAAATCCAATTTCAGATTATCAAATTTTTAATCCGAAACAATTAAATACCGATCAATGGGTAAAAGCAGCCAAAGATGCTGGTGCAAAATTTGCTATTTTAACAGCAACGCACGAAACCGGTTTTGCCTTGTATCAATCAAATGTAAACCCTTATAGTTTAAAAGCTTTAAAGTGGAAAGATGGAAAAGGAGATATTGTTGCAGATTTTGTGGCTTCTTGTAGAAAATACGGAATAAAACCAGGCATTTATTTAGGCATTCGTTGGAACTCGTTTCTAGGAGTTCATAATTTTAAAGTAAATGGAGAAGGTGATTTTAGAGAAAACCGTCAAAAATGGTATAACAAAATGGTAGAAGGTATGGTAAAAGAAATTTGCACTAAATACGGAGATCTTTTTGAAATTTGGTTCGATGGTGGTGCCGATCATCCAGAGAATGGAGCACCAGATGTATTGCCAATTGTAAGAAAATACCAGCCCAATTGCTTGTTTTATCATAATGGGCAATTGGCAGAAGCACGTTGGGGGGGTTCAGAGTCTGGAACGGTTGACTATCCTAACTGGTCAACTTTTCCATACATTTCAACAGGAACAGGTAAAAATGCACAAAAAAATATTTATAAAGACGATTATAAACTATTAAAACAAGGAGATGCTAACGGTAAATTTTGGGTTCCAGCAATGGCAGATGCACCATTAAGAGGTTATAATGGTCGCCACGAGTGGTTTTGGGAACCTGGTGATGAAGCACATATTTTTCCTTTGGATAATTTAATGGATATGTATTACAAATCTGTTGGAAGAAATTCAACTTTAATTATGGGTTTAACACCAAATCCAGAGGGTTTAATACCAGAACCCGATGTAAAAAGATTGAAAGAATGGGGTGATGAGATTAAAAGACGTTTTCAAAATCCAATCGCTTCAACCTCTGGAAAAGGAAAAGAATTGGTTGTAAAGTTGCATAAAAAAACACCCATCAATCACATAATTATTCAAGAAGACATTCAAAAAGGAGAACATGTTAGAAATTATATGGTTGAAGGTTGGGTCGATGGAAAGTGGATTGTTCTCACAAAAGGAGAAAGTATTGGACACAAAAGAATAGAGCAATTTAAAACAGTAAAAGTTGGTAAAATTAGACTTAAAGTTTTAAAAGCAAATCGAGAACCTCAAATAAAAAAAATAAGTGTTTATAACGTAAAACCTAAATTATGA
- a CDS encoding Hpt domain-containing protein: MEKPNLNYIQQISAGDKDFELSMLTILKDEFPKELYLIKKSFKEENYRKLSFSIHKIKHKISMLGMEKSFDLASEIEQEIKNGNLEQYANLITILERINVYLNNK, translated from the coding sequence TTGGAAAAACCGAACCTGAATTACATTCAACAAATTTCTGCAGGAGACAAAGATTTCGAATTGTCTATGCTCACAATTTTAAAAGACGAATTTCCAAAAGAACTTTATTTAATAAAGAAAAGTTTTAAGGAAGAAAATTATCGTAAACTTTCGTTTAGCATTCATAAAATAAAACATAAAATAAGTATGTTAGGCATGGAAAAAAGTTTCGATTTGGCTTCGGAAATAGAGCAAGAAATAAAAAATGGAAACTTAGAACAATATGCAAATTTGATAACTATTTTAGAGAGAATTAATGTATATTTAAACAATAAATAA